A region of Larimichthys crocea isolate SSNF chromosome X, L_crocea_2.0, whole genome shotgun sequence DNA encodes the following proteins:
- the LOC104918531 gene encoding equilibrative nucleoside transporter 2, giving the protein MYNEKKHEKSPPADRGQAVAIIIFVLGLGTLLPWNFFMTASQYFNQRLTVPNNTVNGTSGGPTKDYNYDSWMALLSQLPLLLFTLLNSFLYQWVRVRLRVAFSLIAILLLFSITAALVQVPMEPDTFFSVTMATIWFINMSSAVLQGSLFGVAGLFPARYSTLYMSGQGLAGIFAALAMLLSILSNAEKSSAAMGYFITPCVATLGTLVCYLLLPNLEFARFYMNRSQSVSEELSGELISSTVTNHEKALEANVKFIPPKEDEERSSVLAVFKKIWLMALCVTCVFAVTLSVFPVITVRVQTVYKDSASWDKVFTCVCCFIVFNALDLVGRATPSLVQWPSKKSFLFPAAVVCRLVFIPLLMVCNVQNSKLILFSHDFSFVIIMALFAFSNGYLATLCMAYAPQLVRSKDCETAGSLMSFFLVLGLALGASFSFLLGQLV; this is encoded by the exons ATGTACAACGAGAAGAAACACGAGAAGAGTCCACCTGCCGACCG cgGTCAGGCTGTAGCCATCATCATCTTTGTGCTCGGTCTGGGAACTCTGCTGCCCTGGAACTTCTTCATGACGGCCTCTCag TATTTCAACCAACGCCTCACAGTCCCCAACAACACCGTTAACGGCACATCAGGAGGTCCAACTAAAGACTACAACTATGACAGCTGGATGGCCTTGCTTTCCCAGCTGCCCCTGCTGCTGTTCACCCTGCTCAACTCTTTCCTGTATCAGTG GGTGAGGGTGCGTCTCCGTGTGGCCTTCAGCCTCATtgccatcctcctcctcttctccatcaCGGCTGCTCTGGTCCAGGTCCCCATGGAGCCAGacactttcttttctgtcactATGGCGACTATCTGGTTCATCAACA tgtccAGTGCAGTGCTGCAGGGCAGTCTGTTTGGCGTGGCCGGTCTCTTTCCTGCTCGATACAGCACTCTGTATATGAGCGGTCAGGGTCTGGCCGGGATCTTCGCTGCACTCGCGATGCTCCTCTCGATCTTAA gtaACGCAGAAAAAAGCTCGGCTGCGATGGGATACTTCATCACTCCATGTGTGGCCACTCTGGGGACTCTGGTGTGTTACCTGCTGCTGCCAAACCTG GAATTTGCTCGTTTCTACATGAACAGAAGTCAGTCTGTTAGCGAGGAGCTGTCAGGGGAACTCATCAGCAGTACAG tcaCCAACCACGAAAAAGCACTCGAAGCCAATGTGAAGTTCATTCCGCCCAAGGAGGATGAGGAGCGTTCCTCTGTCCTAGCTGTCTTTAAAAAG ATCTGGCTGATGGCTTtgtgtgtgacgtgtgtgtttgctgtcaccCTGTCGGTGTTTCCTGTGATCACAGTCCGAGTGCAGACCGTCTACAAGGACAGCGCTTCCTGGG ATAAAGTCTTCACTTGCGTTTGCTGTTTTATCGTTTTCAACGCCTTGGACTTGGTCGGCCGTGCCACCCCGTCTCTCGTCCAATGG CCTTCGAAGAAGAGCTTTCTGTTCCCTGCGGCCGTGGTGTGCCGTCTGGTCTTCATCCCTCTGCTCATGGTGTGTAACGTGCAGAACTCCAAACTCATCCTGTTCAGTCACGACTTTTCCTTCGTCATCATCATGGCCCTGTTCGCCTTCTCCAATGGATACTTGGCGACCCTCTGCATGGCCTACGCTCCTCA GTTGGTGCGCTCTAAGGACTGTGAGACAGCCGGCTCTCTGATGAGCTTCTTCCTCGTTCTGGGTCTGGCACTGGGAGCGTCATTCTCCTTCCTACTGGGACAACTGGTTTAA
- the LOC104918530 gene encoding E3 ubiquitin-protein ligase pellino homolog 1 — translation MFSLGQENISTSPASTKGPVKYGELIVLGCNGSLPNGDKGRRKSRFALCRRNKANGVKPSTVHSSCTPQAAKAISNKEQHSISYTLSRAQTIVVEYTHDGNTDMFQIGRSTENPIDFVVTDTVPGGQSHADGQTVQSTISRFACRIICQRTPPYSARIYAAGFDASKNIFLGEKAAKWRMQDGQMDGLTTNGVLVMHPRQGFSQNSKPGLWREISVCGNVFMLRETRSSQQRGKMVDSECNELVDGSLIDLCGATLLWRTAEGLAHTPTVKHLEALRQELNAGRPQCPVGFNTLAFPSLRRKDVLDEKQPWAYLRCGHVHGYHGWGGRRNPEVEAECQERECPMCRARGPYVPLWLGCEAGFYVDAEPPTHAFVPCGHVCSEKTTAYWSEISLPHGTHTFHAACPFCIQPLSGETGCIRLIFQSPLD, via the exons ATGTTTTCGCTTGGTCAGGAAAACATCTCCACCTCCCCTGCTTCCACCAAAGGACCGGTCAAATATGGAGAGCTCATTGTGCTGGG gtgtaaCGGCTCTCTGCCCAATGGTGACAAGGGGAGGCGGAAAAGTCGTTTCGCTCTGTGTCGCAGAAACAAGGCCAATGGTGTGAAACCCAGCACTGTCCACTCATCGTGCACACCTCAGGCTGCCAAG GCGATAAGCAACAAGGAGCAGCACAGTATTTCGTACACTCTGTCCCGGGCACAGACGATAGTGGTGGAATACACCCACGATGGCAACACAGACATGTTCCAG ATTGGACGCTCTACGGAGAATCCCATCGACTTTGTGGTGACAGACACGGTACCCGGTGGTCAGAGCCATGCTGATGGACAGACAGTTCAGAGCACCATCTCCCGCTTCGCCTGCCGCATCATCTGCCAAAGAACCCCACCTTACTCTGCACGGATCTATGCCGCAGGCTTCGACGCCTCCAAGAACATCTTCCTTGGG GAGAAGGCGGCCAAGTGGAGGATGCAGGACGGTCAAATGGACGGACTGACCACCAACGGCGTTCTGGTGATGCACCCGCGCCAAGGCTTCAGCCAGAACTCAAAACCTGGCCTGTGGAGGGAAATCTCAGTCTGTGGGAACGTCTTCATGCTGCGGGAAACCCGATCATCTCAGCAGAGGGGCAAAATG GTGGACTCTGAGTGTAACGAGCTGGTGGATGGATCGCTTATCGACCTGTGCGGTGCCACCCTGCTGTGGCGGACAGCTGAGGGCCTGGCGCACACGCCCACCGTCAAACACCTGGAGGCTCTGCGACAGGAGCTGAATGCCGGGCGGCCACAGTGTCCTGTGGGCTTCAACACGCTGGCCTTCCCTAGCCTTCGCCGCAAAGACGTCCTGGACGAGAAGCAGCCCTGGGCTTACCTGCGCTGCGGTCATGTGCATGGCTACCATGGCTGGGGGGGTCGTCGTAACCCCGAGGTGGAGGCGGAGTGTCAGGAGAGAGAGTGCCCCATGTGCCGGGCGCGGGGCCCCTATGTACCGCTGTGGCTGGGCTGTGAGGCGGGCTTCTACGTGGATGCGGAGCCTCCCACCCACGCCTTCGTCCCCTGCGGTCACGTCTGCTCGGAGAAGACGACGGCGTACTGGAGTGAGATCTCGCTGCCGCACGGCACACACACCTTCCACGCCGCCTGCCCATTCTGCATCCAGCCGCTGAGCGGAGAGACCGGCTGCATCAGACTCATCTTCCAAAGCCCGCTGGACTAG